A section of the Rhodobacter sp. genome encodes:
- a CDS encoding prolipoprotein diacylglyceryl transferase — protein MPFVIDFPAFLHPEIFSLQLGGFTLALRWYALAYIAGFVIGWRLILAAMRRPHWWPHGRAPMTPEQVEALLTWIIVGVILGGRLGFVLFYQPGYYLAHPARIVQVWEGGMSFHGGLLGATLAGFVFAWRQGIAASAVGDSMAMVIPVGLGLGRIANFINAELWGHPTTLPWGVVFPGAGGVCPPDWLLICARHPTQLYEAGMEGVLLGLVLWVLVTRLGALRHPWRVTGSFLTGYALARIVVEVWRMPDDQFLAVDPAGYVIRLGEFGLTMGQTLSLPMLAVGLGLILWSRRRA, from the coding sequence ATGCCCTTCGTGATCGACTTTCCCGCCTTTCTGCACCCTGAGATCTTCTCGTTGCAGCTGGGCGGCTTCACCCTGGCGTTGCGCTGGTATGCGCTGGCCTATATCGCCGGCTTCGTCATCGGCTGGCGGCTGATCCTGGCGGCGATGCGGCGGCCGCACTGGTGGCCCCACGGCCGCGCGCCCATGACCCCCGAACAGGTCGAGGCCCTGCTGACCTGGATCATCGTCGGCGTGATCCTGGGCGGGCGTCTGGGGTTCGTGCTGTTTTATCAGCCCGGCTATTACCTGGCCCACCCCGCCCGTATCGTGCAGGTGTGGGAGGGGGGGATGTCCTTTCATGGCGGCCTTCTCGGGGCGACACTGGCGGGTTTCGTGTTCGCCTGGCGGCAGGGGATCGCCGCGTCGGCGGTGGGCGATTCGATGGCCATGGTCATTCCGGTCGGGCTGGGCCTGGGGCGGATCGCGAATTTCATCAACGCCGAGCTGTGGGGACACCCCACGACCCTGCCCTGGGGGGTGGTCTTTCCCGGCGCCGGCGGCGTCTGTCCGCCCGACTGGCTGCTGATCTGCGCGCGCCATCCCACCCAGTTATATGAGGCCGGGATGGAGGGCGTGCTGCTGGGGCTGGTGCTGTGGGTCCTGGTCACCCGGCTGGGCGCGCTGCGCCACCCCTGGCGCGTCACCGGAAGCTTCCTGACCGGCTATGCCCTGGCCCGCATCGTGGTCGAAGTCTGGCGGATGCCCGACGACCAGTTTCTGGCGGTCGATCCGGCGGGATACGTGATCCGCCTGGGCGAGTTCGGGCTGACCATGGGGCAGACCCTCAGTCTGCCGATGCTGGCGGTGGGCCTGGGGCTGATCCTGTGGTCGCGGCGGCGCGCATGA
- a CDS encoding Lrp/AsnC family transcriptional regulator: MQLDPTDRRILQVLQREGRISNADLAERIALSPSACHRRVQRLETEGFISAYVALVDARRIGKPTTVFVEITLNGQSDEVLDAFERAVARIPDVLECHLMAGSADFLLKLMVEDTEDFARIHRQYLARLPGVAQMQSSFALRTVVKTTALDL, encoded by the coding sequence ATGCAGCTAGACCCGACAGACCGACGCATCCTTCAGGTCCTTCAGCGCGAGGGGCGGATATCCAACGCCGATCTGGCCGAAAGGATCGCCTTGTCGCCCTCGGCCTGCCACCGGCGGGTGCAGCGGCTCGAGACCGAGGGGTTCATTTCCGCCTATGTCGCGCTGGTCGATGCGCGCCGGATCGGCAAGCCGACCACCGTCTTCGTCGAGATTACGCTGAACGGCCAGTCGGACGAGGTGCTGGACGCCTTTGAACGGGCGGTCGCGCGCATTCCCGACGTGCTGGAATGCCACCTGATGGCGGGCAGCGCCGATTTCCTGCTGAAACTGATGGTCGAGGATACCGAGGATTTCGCCCGCATCCACCGCCAGTATCTGGCGCGTCTGCCGGGCGTGGCGCAGATGCAATCGTCCTTTGCCCTGCGCACCGTGGTCAAGACGACCGCGCTGGATCTCTGA
- a CDS encoding 30S ribosomal protein S21 — protein MQVSVRDNNVEQALRALKKKLQREGVFREMKLKQHFEKPSVKKAREQAEAIRRARKLARKKAQREGML, from the coding sequence ATGCAGGTATCGGTTCGCGACAACAACGTCGAACAGGCACTTCGGGCGCTGAAGAAAAAACTCCAGCGCGAGGGTGTGTTTCGGGAAATGAAGCTGAAGCAGCATTTCGAGAAACCCTCTGTCAAGAAGGCCCGTGAACAGGCCGAGGCGATCCGCCGCGCGCGCAAGCTGGCGCGCAAGAAGGCGCAACGCGAAGGCATGCTCTGA
- the recR gene encoding recombination protein RecR produces the protein MTSAPGEIEALIALMARLPGLGPRSARRAVLHMLKKRAVVLEPLVQALTRVADSARECRVCGNISDHDLCPICADPSRATGPLCVVEDVSDLWAMERAGGFKGRYHVLGGTLSALESIGPEMLRIPALVERVRDEGVHEVILALNATVEGQTTAHYIAESLAPTGVAVSALARGVPMGGELDYLDEGTIAAALAARRQL, from the coding sequence ATGACCTCGGCGCCCGGCGAGATCGAGGCCTTGATCGCGCTGATGGCGCGGCTGCCCGGTCTGGGCCCGCGCAGCGCCCGCCGCGCCGTGCTGCACATGCTGAAAAAGCGCGCCGTGGTGCTGGAGCCCCTGGTGCAGGCCCTGACCCGCGTTGCCGACAGCGCGCGCGAATGCCGGGTCTGCGGCAATATCTCGGACCACGATCTCTGCCCGATCTGCGCCGACCCGTCCCGCGCGACGGGCCCGTTGTGCGTGGTCGAGGACGTGTCCGACCTTTGGGCGATGGAACGCGCGGGCGGTTTCAAGGGCCGCTACCACGTCCTGGGCGGCACGCTGTCGGCGCTGGAATCCATCGGCCCCGAGATGCTGCGCATTCCCGCCCTGGTCGAACGCGTGCGCGACGAGGGGGTGCACGAGGTGATCCTGGCCCTCAACGCCACGGTCGAAGGGCAGACCACCGCGCATTACATCGCCGAATCGCTGGCCCCCACGGGGGTTGCCGTCAGCGCGCTGGCGCGGGGCGTGCCGATGGGCGGCGAACTCGATTATCTGGACGAGGGCACGATTGCCGCCGCGCTGGCGGCGCGACGGCAACTGTGA
- a CDS encoding diacylglycerol kinase — MRAWLRAELRRLASTCIWSWNGWQAAWTSEKSLRQWTLANILSAVAAFALPLAPAERALILALGLLLLAAELANTAIEAVVDFVTDESHPLAGKAKDCGSAMVAVTAIAAGVAWLVLIWGLVRGG, encoded by the coding sequence ATGCGGGCATGGCTGCGGGCCGAATTGCGGCGATTGGCATCGACCTGCATCTGGTCCTGGAACGGCTGGCAAGCGGCCTGGACCAGCGAAAAATCCCTCAGGCAATGGACGCTGGCGAATATCCTGTCGGCGGTGGCGGCCTTTGCGCTGCCCCTGGCGCCGGCGGAACGGGCGCTGATCCTGGCGCTGGGGCTTCTGTTGCTGGCGGCGGAACTGGCGAACACCGCGATCGAGGCGGTTGTCGATTTCGTGACAGACGAGTCGCACCCGCTGGCCGGAAAGGCAAAGGACTGCGGCAGCGCGATGGTGGCCGTGACCGCCATCGCCGCCGGCGTGGCGTGGCTGGTGCTGATCTGGGGCCTGGTGCGCGGCGGCTGA
- a CDS encoding YbaB/EbfC family nucleoid-associated protein: protein MLKGLGGLGGLGDMGKMMKAAQEMQQKMADLQAELDTLVVQGESGAGLVKATANAKGVLTGLSIDPSIFNADDKEVVEDLILAAIKDVQSRAQDRAKDEMGKLAESMGLPRDMNLPGL from the coding sequence ATGCTGAAAGGGTTGGGGGGGCTTGGCGGCCTCGGCGACATGGGCAAGATGATGAAGGCCGCGCAGGAGATGCAGCAGAAGATGGCCGATCTTCAGGCCGAGCTGGATACCCTGGTCGTGCAAGGCGAATCCGGCGCCGGCCTGGTCAAGGCGACGGCGAACGCCAAGGGCGTGCTGACCGGCCTCAGCATCGACCCGTCGATCTTCAACGCCGACGACAAGGAAGTGGTCGAGGACCTGATCCTGGCCGCGATCAAGGACGTGCAGAGCCGCGCGCAGGACCGCGCCAAGGACGAGATGGGCAAGCTGGCCGAATCCATGGGCCTGCCGCGCGACATGAACCTGCCGGGCCTGTGA
- a CDS encoding SAM-dependent methyltransferase produces the protein MTALAALLARRIAVSGPMRLSDYMAECLLNPLHGYYATRDPLGAAGDFTTAPEISQMFGELIGLCLAQSWLDQGAPRAALAEAGPGRGTLMADIWRATRGVPGFHERVTLHLIEASPVLRAAQAARLAGAPATWHDSVDALPDAPLWFVANEFFDALPIRQFHRAGDGWREVVVGVQGERLAPGLTPPAPLADLAHRLADTRDGDIVETCPAARPVMQAIQQRIAAHGGAAVIVDYGGWHSLGDTFQAIEDHAFADPFANPGRADLTAHVDFEALALAAGGLSASALMPQGALLRALGIDARAQRLARGLGGAALEQHQAAYRRLTHAQEMGTLFKALALVPPGAPLPPGFAPATAKGSET, from the coding sequence ATGACGGCGCTGGCGGCGCTTCTGGCGCGGCGCATCGCCGTCAGCGGGCCGATGCGGCTGTCCGATTACATGGCCGAATGCCTACTGAACCCGCTGCACGGCTATTATGCCACCCGCGATCCGCTGGGTGCGGCGGGCGATTTCACCACCGCGCCGGAAATCAGCCAGATGTTCGGCGAGTTGATCGGCCTGTGCCTGGCGCAATCCTGGCTGGATCAGGGCGCGCCCCGCGCCGCCCTGGCCGAGGCCGGACCGGGGCGCGGCACCCTGATGGCCGACATCTGGCGGGCGACGCGCGGCGTGCCGGGGTTCCACGAGCGCGTGACGCTGCACCTGATCGAGGCCTCGCCCGTCCTGCGGGCCGCGCAAGCCGCGCGGCTTGCGGGCGCGCCCGCCACCTGGCACGACAGCGTGGACGCGCTGCCCGATGCGCCGCTGTGGTTCGTCGCCAACGAATTCTTCGACGCGCTGCCGATCCGCCAGTTCCACCGCGCCGGCGATGGCTGGCGCGAGGTGGTGGTGGGCGTGCAGGGCGAGCGGCTTGCACCTGGACTGACGCCGCCCGCGCCACTGGCCGACCTGGCGCATCGCCTGGCCGACACCCGCGACGGCGACATCGTCGAAACCTGCCCCGCCGCCCGCCCGGTGATGCAGGCCATTCAGCAGCGTATCGCGGCGCATGGCGGGGCTGCGGTGATCGTCGATTATGGCGGCTGGCACAGTCTGGGCGACACCTTCCAGGCGATCGAAGACCACGCCTTTGCCGATCCCTTTGCCAACCCGGGCCGTGCCGACCTGACCGCGCATGTGGATTTCGAGGCGCTCGCCCTGGCCGCCGGCGGACTGAGCGCCAGCGCGCTGATGCCGCAGGGCGCGCTGCTGCGCGCGCTGGGGATCGACGCCCGGGCGCAGCGGCTGGCGCGGGGGTTGGGCGGCGCCGCGCTGGAACAGCACCAGGCCGCGTATCGCCGCTTGACCCACGCGCAGGAAATGGGAACGCTGTTCAAGGCGCTGGCCCTGGTTCCGCCGGGGGCGCCGCTGCCGCCGGGTTTCGCGCCCGCAACCGCCAAAGGTTCTGAGACATGA
- a CDS encoding NAD(P)H-quinone oxidoreductase codes for MRVIEISRPGGPEVLTPASRAVPVPGEGEIVIRVAYAGVNRPDALQRAGAYAPPPGASDLPGLEASGVVAAVGPGVGRWREGDRVCALLPGGGYAEYVATPSVHALPVPDGMDLRAAACLPETFFTVWTNVFDRGALKAGERFLVHGGSSGIGTTAIQLAAARGARVFTTAGSDDKCNACLKLGAERAINYRAEDFVTVLQAEGGAHVVLDMVGGDYLPRNVQALADDGRLVQIAFLSGPKVALNFAQVMTRRLTITGSTLRPQSVAAKARIAEALEREVWPLLASGRIAPVIDSEFPMDQAAQAHSRMESSQHVGKIVLKIGA; via the coding sequence ATGCGCGTGATCGAGATTTCCCGGCCCGGCGGGCCCGAGGTGCTGACCCCCGCCAGCCGCGCCGTCCCGGTTCCCGGCGAGGGCGAGATCGTGATCCGCGTGGCCTATGCCGGCGTGAACCGGCCCGACGCGTTGCAACGCGCGGGGGCCTATGCCCCGCCACCCGGGGCCTCGGACCTGCCCGGACTGGAAGCCTCGGGCGTGGTGGCCGCGGTCGGCCCCGGCGTCGGCCGCTGGCGCGAGGGGGACCGGGTCTGCGCCCTGCTGCCCGGTGGCGGCTATGCCGAATATGTCGCCACCCCGTCCGTGCACGCGCTGCCGGTGCCCGACGGGATGGACCTGCGCGCCGCCGCCTGCCTGCCCGAGACCTTCTTCACCGTCTGGACCAATGTGTTCGACCGGGGCGCGCTGAAGGCCGGGGAACGGTTCCTGGTGCATGGCGGCAGTTCGGGCATCGGCACGACGGCGATCCAGCTGGCCGCCGCGCGCGGCGCGCGGGTGTTCACCACCGCCGGGTCGGATGACAAGTGCAACGCCTGCCTGAAGCTGGGCGCCGAGCGCGCGATCAATTACCGGGCCGAGGATTTTGTCACCGTCCTGCAAGCCGAGGGCGGCGCGCATGTCGTCCTGGACATGGTCGGCGGCGACTACCTGCCGCGCAACGTCCAGGCGCTGGCCGATGACGGACGGCTGGTTCAGATCGCCTTTCTGTCGGGCCCCAAGGTCGCGTTGAACTTTGCCCAGGTCATGACCCGGCGGCTGACGATCACCGGATCGACCCTGCGCCCGCAATCCGTCGCCGCCAAGGCCCGCATCGCCGAGGCGCTGGAACGCGAGGTCTGGCCGCTTCTGGCCTCGGGGCGGATCGCGCCGGTGATCGACAGCGAGTTCCCGATGGACCAGGCGGCACAGGCACACAGCCGCATGGAAAGCTCGCAGCATGTGGGCAAGATCGTCCTGAAGATCGGCGCCTGA
- a CDS encoding glycosyltransferase family 4 protein: MSVAPLPSPPRVLIVADNASAAFGGEAILPLKYFTLLARRGRDVRLITHARNRPALEAAFPDLAARVLYSPDTAAHRWLWRIGSRFPGAIRDHLFGNLMGLVTGWQQRRMAQALIRAGGIDLVHQPIPVSPAAPSLLFGLGVPVIIGPMNGGMSYPPGYADFEGRAAQLFVALGRPLAGVLNRVIPGKRRARLLLVANARTRDALPVRNRPVVELMENGVDFTLWPQAGARPAPQGPLKLVFMGRLVRLKAVDVTLQALALHRQAHPDRPVTLAILGDGPELGALQAQVQALGLDDAVTFHGFLPQASCAAHLAAADALVLASLRECGGAVVLEAMAMGLAVIASDWGGPAGYLTPDTGILVSPVPRAGFADRLAEAIGTLARDRAAAHAMGSAGAARARAEFDWQHKIDTIETLYRQALTDQGGRAPRVRDPARSS, from the coding sequence ATGTCCGTTGCACCCCTGCCTTCGCCGCCCCGCGTGCTGATCGTCGCCGACAACGCTTCGGCCGCGTTCGGCGGCGAAGCGATCCTGCCGCTCAAGTATTTCACGCTGCTCGCCCGGCGCGGCCGGGACGTGCGCCTGATTACCCACGCGCGCAATCGCCCGGCGCTCGAGGCCGCCTTTCCCGACCTCGCGGCGCGCGTGCTCTATTCGCCCGATACCGCCGCGCACCGCTGGCTCTGGCGGATCGGCAGCCGGTTTCCCGGCGCGATCCGCGATCATCTGTTCGGGAATCTGATGGGCCTGGTGACCGGCTGGCAGCAACGCCGCATGGCGCAGGCGCTGATCCGGGCCGGCGGCATCGACCTGGTGCACCAACCGATCCCCGTCTCGCCCGCCGCGCCGTCCCTGCTGTTCGGTCTGGGCGTTCCGGTGATTATCGGGCCGATGAATGGCGGCATGAGCTATCCCCCGGGCTACGCGGATTTCGAAGGCCGCGCGGCGCAGCTTTTCGTCGCCCTGGGGCGTCCGCTGGCCGGGGTGCTGAACCGGGTGATCCCGGGCAAACGGCGCGCGCGGCTGCTGCTGGTCGCGAATGCGCGCACGCGCGATGCGCTGCCGGTGCGCAACCGCCCGGTGGTGGAGCTGATGGAAAACGGTGTCGATTTCACGCTGTGGCCGCAAGCCGGCGCGCGGCCGGCGCCGCAGGGACCGCTGAAACTGGTGTTCATGGGGCGGCTGGTGCGGCTCAAGGCGGTCGATGTGACGCTTCAGGCCCTGGCCCTGCACCGGCAGGCGCATCCCGACCGGCCGGTGACCCTGGCGATCCTGGGCGACGGGCCGGAACTCGGGGCGCTTCAGGCTCAGGTGCAGGCGCTGGGGCTGGACGACGCGGTGACGTTCCACGGGTTTCTGCCGCAAGCCTCGTGCGCCGCGCATCTGGCCGCCGCCGACGCGCTGGTTCTGGCCAGCCTGCGCGAATGCGGTGGCGCGGTGGTGCTCGAGGCGATGGCGATGGGGCTGGCGGTGATCGCGTCGGACTGGGGCGGGCCAGCGGGCTACCTGACGCCCGACACCGGGATCCTGGTGTCCCCGGTGCCGCGCGCGGGATTCGCCGACCGCCTGGCCGAGGCGATCGGCACCCTGGCGCGGGACCGCGCGGCGGCGCATGCGATGGGGTCGGCGGGCGCGGCCCGTGCGCGGGCGGAATTCGACTGGCAGCACAAGATCGACACGATCGAAACGCTGTATCGGCAGGCGCTGACGGACCAGGGCGGGCGCGCGCCCCGGGTCAGAGATCCAGCGCGGTCGTCTTGA
- a CDS encoding COQ9 family protein has product MTDPAATRILDAALPHVPFDGWSEATLRAAAQSAAVGTDLARALFPRGGLDLALAYHRQGDARMIAALADRDLGALRFRERVALAVRLRLEGADREAVRRAAALMALPQNAPEAARAVWATADSIWTALGDTSVDGNWYSKRAILAGVYSSVVLYWLGDDSDGAADTWAFLDRRIEDVMRFEQTKARIKASPVLNATLGLPLRVLEGLRKPQPPGPMPGTWQD; this is encoded by the coding sequence ATGACCGATCCCGCCGCCACCCGCATTCTGGATGCCGCCCTGCCGCACGTGCCCTTTGACGGCTGGTCCGAAGCGACGCTGCGTGCGGCGGCCCAGAGTGCCGCGGTCGGCACGGATCTGGCGCGGGCGCTCTTTCCGCGCGGCGGGCTGGACCTGGCGCTGGCCTATCACCGGCAGGGTGACGCGCGGATGATCGCCGCGCTGGCGGACCGCGACCTGGGCGCGCTCAGGTTCCGCGAACGGGTCGCGCTGGCGGTTCGGCTGCGGCTCGAGGGCGCCGACCGCGAGGCGGTGCGCCGGGCCGCCGCGCTGATGGCCCTGCCGCAGAACGCGCCCGAGGCCGCGCGCGCCGTCTGGGCCACCGCCGATTCGATCTGGACCGCGTTGGGCGATACCAGCGTGGACGGCAACTGGTATTCCAAGCGCGCAATCCTGGCGGGGGTCTATTCGTCGGTGGTGCTGTATTGGCTGGGCGACGACAGCGACGGCGCCGCCGACACCTGGGCCTTTCTGGATCGCCGGATCGAGGACGTGATGCGCTTTGAGCAAACCAAGGCCAGGATCAAGGCCTCGCCGGTGCTGAACGCCACGCTGGGCCTGCCCCTGCGCGTGCTCGAGGGGCTGCGCAAGCCGCAGCCCCCGGGGCCGATGCCCGGCACCTGGCAGGACTGA
- a CDS encoding accessory factor UbiK family protein: MQPGNRIFDDLSKLMTNAMGVAHGARTEAETAVKSLMDRWFADRDFVTREEFDAVRAMAQKAREENEALKARIEALETRA, from the coding sequence ATGCAGCCCGGAAACCGGATCTTCGATGACCTGTCGAAACTGATGACCAACGCCATGGGCGTGGCCCACGGCGCCCGGACCGAGGCCGAAACCGCCGTCAAAAGCCTGATGGACCGCTGGTTTGCCGACCGCGATTTCGTCACGCGCGAGGAATTCGACGCGGTGCGCGCCATGGCCCAGAAAGCGCGCGAGGAAAACGAGGCGCTCAAGGCCCGGATCGAGGCCCTGGAAACCCGCGCGTAA
- a CDS encoding aquaporin has translation MVKVSLAEGIGTFILVFFGVGSAVLMGPHIGHLGIALAFGLSIVAAAYGLGAISGAHLNPAVSLGALVAGKLNARGFVLYVVSQLVGAAVGALVVWLIASGRADYDVATNGLGQNGWGAGYGDGYTPVAAFVFETVATFLFVLVILGATHASAPVGFAGLAIGLTLAGIHLVGISVTGVSVNPARSFGPALFAGGQALSQLWLFFLAPALGAVLAGLLYRAELTRADARP, from the coding sequence ATGGTCAAAGTCTCTCTTGCCGAAGGTATCGGCACGTTCATTCTGGTGTTTTTCGGGGTCGGTTCCGCGGTGCTTATGGGGCCGCATATCGGCCATCTCGGCATCGCTCTGGCCTTTGGCCTGTCGATCGTTGCCGCGGCCTATGGGTTGGGGGCGATTTCGGGCGCGCATCTGAACCCGGCCGTGTCGTTGGGGGCGCTGGTCGCCGGCAAACTGAACGCGCGCGGATTTGTGCTGTATGTCGTCTCGCAACTGGTGGGCGCCGCCGTGGGCGCGCTGGTCGTGTGGCTCATTGCCTCGGGGAGGGCGGATTACGACGTCGCCACCAACGGCCTGGGCCAGAACGGCTGGGGCGCGGGGTATGGCGATGGCTACACCCCGGTCGCGGCCTTCGTGTTCGAGACGGTGGCGACCTTTCTCTTCGTCCTGGTGATCCTCGGCGCGACGCACGCCTCGGCGCCGGTCGGCTTTGCCGGGCTGGCGATCGGCCTGACGCTGGCGGGCATCCACCTGGTCGGCATCAGCGTCACCGGCGTGTCGGTCAATCCCGCGCGCTCGTTCGGTCCGGCACTGTTTGCGGGCGGTCAGGCGCTGTCGCAACTGTGGCTGTTCTTCCTGGCCCCGGCGCTGGGCGCGGTGCTGGCGGGGTTGCTCTACCGCGCCGAACTGACCCGCGCCGACGCGCGCCCCTGA
- the pgeF gene encoding peptidoglycan editing factor PgeF: MTLEILTSDSLSPLMHGFFTRKGGASSGIFAGLNCGAGSSDQSDIVAINRARVAQALAVPSDALVGVHQMHSADVVTVTRAGPQGKADAMVTDVPGLALSILTADCMPVLLADPQAGVIGAVHAGWKGALAGVLEATLDAMEGLGADRGDTCAVIGPCISQAAYEVGPEFLDAFTAEDPDNAWFFANGQGDRYLFDLPAYGLSRLRAAGIGQAEWTRHCTYADPALFYSYRRKTHAGEADYGRLISAIRL, encoded by the coding sequence ATGACGCTGGAGATCCTGACCTCGGATTCGCTGTCGCCCTTGATGCACGGGTTCTTCACTCGAAAGGGGGGGGCGTCCTCGGGGATCTTCGCCGGGCTGAATTGCGGCGCCGGATCGTCCGATCAAAGCGACATCGTCGCCATCAACCGCGCCCGCGTGGCGCAGGCGCTGGCGGTGCCCAGCGACGCGCTGGTCGGCGTGCACCAGATGCATTCGGCCGACGTGGTCACCGTGACGCGCGCCGGCCCGCAGGGCAAGGCTGACGCGATGGTCACCGACGTGCCGGGCCTGGCGCTGTCGATCCTGACCGCGGATTGCATGCCCGTCCTGCTGGCCGATCCGCAGGCGGGCGTGATCGGGGCCGTCCACGCGGGCTGGAAGGGCGCGCTGGCCGGGGTGCTGGAGGCCACGCTTGACGCGATGGAGGGGCTAGGCGCGGACCGGGGCGACACCTGCGCCGTCATCGGCCCCTGCATCAGCCAGGCCGCCTATGAGGTCGGCCCTGAATTCCTGGATGCCTTTACCGCCGAAGACCCGGACAACGCCTGGTTCTTTGCCAACGGGCAGGGCGACCGCTACCTGTTCGACCTGCCGGCCTATGGCCTGAGCCGGCTGCGCGCCGCCGGAATCGGTCAGGCGGAATGGACGCGGCACTGCACCTATGCGGACCCGGCGCTGTTTTATTCCTATCGCCGCAAGACCCACGCGGGCGAGGCCGATTACGGGCGGTTGATTTCGGCCATTCGGCTGTAG
- a CDS encoding DNA polymerase III subunit gamma/tau, whose product MTQTYQVLARKYRPETFADLIGQEAMVRTLKNAFAADRIHHAFIMTGIRGTGKTTTARIIAKGLNCTGPDGAGGPTTEPCGQCDSCRAIAEGRHVDVLEMDAASRTGVNDIREIIDSVAYRAASARYKIYIIDEVHMLSNSAFNALLKTLEEPPPHVKFIFATTEIRKVPVTVLSRCQRFDLRRIEPEVMIAHLAKIAGLEGAEISAEALALITRAAEGSVRDAMSLLDQAISHGAGETGADQVRAMLGLADRGRVMDLFESVLRGDAAGALQELAAQYADGADPVAVLRDLAEITHWVSVIKITPEAAEDPTVSPDERTRGADLAGRLDLRVLARMWQMLLKALEEVAQAPNPMMAAEMAVIRMTHVADLPTPDELIRRLQDAPPPGPGGAPLPPGVGGGGGGVGAMGRGAVPMGGGGAQAALAGAPSALAQFATFDSVVALLRERRDIQLLTEVEGDLRLVRYSPGRIEFEPTETARADLAARLAQRLQHWTGARWGVSIGKGGGQTIVEQKDAEAAERRARALQDPLVQAVIAAFPGARIAGFKPPAETAQQVAESALPEVEDEWDPFED is encoded by the coding sequence ATGACCCAGACCTATCAGGTTCTCGCCCGCAAATACCGCCCCGAAACCTTTGCCGACCTGATCGGGCAAGAGGCGATGGTGCGCACGCTGAAGAACGCCTTTGCGGCGGACCGCATCCATCACGCCTTCATCATGACGGGCATCCGCGGCACCGGCAAGACGACCACCGCGCGGATCATCGCCAAGGGGCTGAACTGCACCGGCCCCGATGGCGCGGGCGGCCCCACGACCGAACCCTGCGGCCAGTGCGATTCGTGCCGGGCGATCGCCGAGGGGCGGCATGTCGATGTGCTCGAGATGGACGCGGCCAGCCGCACCGGCGTCAACGACATCCGCGAGATCATCGATTCCGTGGCCTATCGCGCCGCCAGCGCGCGCTACAAGATCTACATCATCGACGAAGTGCACATGCTGTCGAACAGCGCCTTCAACGCGCTGCTGAAGACGCTGGAAGAGCCTCCGCCGCATGTGAAATTCATCTTTGCCACCACCGAAATCCGCAAGGTTCCCGTCACCGTTCTGTCGCGCTGCCAACGCTTCGATCTGCGCCGGATCGAGCCCGAGGTGATGATCGCCCATCTGGCGAAGATCGCCGGGCTGGAAGGGGCGGAGATCAGCGCCGAGGCGCTGGCGCTCATCACGCGCGCGGCCGAGGGTTCGGTGCGGGACGCGATGAGCCTGCTCGATCAGGCGATCAGCCATGGCGCGGGCGAAACCGGCGCCGACCAGGTGCGCGCGATGTTGGGCCTGGCCGATCGGGGCCGCGTCATGGACCTGTTCGAATCGGTGCTGCGGGGCGATGCCGCCGGCGCGTTGCAGGAACTGGCCGCCCAATACGCGGACGGGGCGGACCCGGTCGCGGTGCTGCGCGATCTGGCCGAAATCACCCATTGGGTCAGCGTCATCAAGATTACGCCCGAAGCCGCCGAGGACCCCACCGTCAGCCCTGACGAGCGCACGCGCGGCGCCGATCTGGCCGGCCGTCTGGACCTGCGGGTGCTGGCGCGGATGTGGCAGATGCTGCTCAAGGCGCTGGAAGAGGTCGCGCAGGCGCCGAACCCCATGATGGCCGCCGAGATGGCGGTGATCCGCATGACCCATGTGGCCGACCTGCCGACGCCGGACGAATTGATCCGCCGCCTTCAGGACGCGCCGCCGCCCGGGCCGGGCGGTGCGCCGCTGCCACCGGGTGTTGGCGGTGGCGGTGGCGGGGTCGGCGCGATGGGGCGCGGTGCGGTGCCGATGGGTGGCGGCGGGGCGCAGGCGGCGCTGGCGGGCGCGCCCTCGGCACTGGCGCAGTTCGCGACGTTTGACAGCGTGGTCGCCCTGTTGCGCGAACGGCGCGACATCCAGCTTCTGACCGAGGTCGAGGGAGATCTGCGGCTGGTGCGCTATTCCCCCGGCCGGATCGAATTCGAGCCGACCGAAACCGCCCGCGCCGATCTGGCCGCGCGTCTGGCGCAGCGGCTACAGCACTGGACCGGCGCGCGATGGGGCGTGTCGATCGGCAAGGGTGGCGGCCAGACCATCGTCGAACAAAAGGACGCCGAGGCCGCCGAACGCCGGGCGCGGGCGTTGCAGGACCCGCTGGTCCAGGCCGTGATCGCGGCATTTCCCGGTGCCCGGATCGCCGGTTTCAAGCCCCCGGCCGAAACCGCGCAGCAGGTCGCCGAATCGGCCCTGCCCGAGGTCGAGGACGAATGGGACCCGTTCGAGGATTGA